agTTAGTATATACaaactattttagctgttcactcacaagggtttcaagtattttcaccaggggtgacagctttgagactggcctataattatttaaaagagttggatctcccccttttaaaagtggtaggacaaatgctgatttccagatctttggaatttcattacattccagggttagattgaacagatatgtaagtggttcagctatgaaatcagctgccagatttaaaaagcagggatcaagaagatcaggacctgcaggctttctctgatctaaggatttcagggctttatgtacttcctgcactgagaatggctaaaagtttgaccagctctcgctcattcatccacacagggttgtactgagacagaggacactgaatcaaacagcctaccagatgatacaaagtgctcattgaaacaattcagttATCAACTATATAATCGCTGACACAACTCCAGCTATGCAACTACCTTTTTGTATCTGACCTTTTAAGAAATGAAATGAACATGTATTTGCAttcatagctacagtatatatccaGTACTTAGCCGATTTTACTGAGGCTATACATCTACAGTGGGGTTTGAAGCTATCAGATTAATTTaattatagcctatagcctaatggTTCTTAGTATTATTGCACAGTCCACATCGAGACAGACAAATAGCCAGGCTCACTACATGCTATGTAAACCCCCATCCAGAGATATCCTGCAGAGAGGAGGATCMGCAGTAGATGGAGCCATTGCTGCATTACTGTGCACCTCTGTCATAAACCCACAAAGTATGGGCATTGGTGGGGGGTCCATATTCACGGTGATGGACAGTAGCGGTAAGGACTCTTCATCCCCCTACTATAATATTTGGATGTCTGTGTGGTATCTCAAACTCACAAAGGGGGGATAAACACTTTCATGtcatgtacatttgtttatttcaaAGGCAAGGTTAAAATCATCAATTCAAGAGAGACTGTCCCTCAGGAGTTTAACCCTGATCTACTGAGTGGATGCCCACACAACTTCCAAATGATGACAGGTATTTGTAGTGAAAATGAGTGAACATGAACTTTGTCTTTCTTGAATTGTTTTTGTAGTCAAAAAGCATGTCCTTCCGCTTTacgatggaagctgtttttcttGTTGTTCGAGCTTTCTTTCCTGTTGGCATCAAGGTGGGAATTCTGTGGAACTCCAGTAATCCTGGGGCAGCTTGATCTTGCTGATTTAAAGCTGTCTGTCAAGCGACAAGCCGACTATGCTGGTTTATAAGCAAGGATTTTCATTCCTTGGTATAAAGTCCTTATTTAATGATGACATTGAGAGCCAGTACAGTCACATCCAGACTCCTGTTCAGACCTGTTCAGATATGTGAAACACCCCTGGTACCCTCCTCCATCGGCCTGTTTCATGCCTGAAGCCTGCTTGCCTTCTGACAGGCTGTCTGCTAATGCCAGCCTGATTCTGGTTCTCCTCTCACTGTGAGGCAGATARTTTTGCTGCTTCCTTTTGATTTCTCCCTttttcaataaaatgtgatttataaACGCACTAACAAGACAAAGGGTCCCGTGGACCTGTAAGCAACATGTTGCTGTGTGCTGTAAGCCAAGAGCACACACAGTGAACAGCCCATCCGTTGGCTTTGTTTTTAATTTCCACTAATCAGGTTGTTATATATATACTATGAATTAACATAAACTTCATTGAAAATGTTCATCTTCATTTGTAAACACAAAAAGAGAAATCTTCCGCAAAATATTATATGTATTACCATGCCAGTCGAAATGTAATGGCTTAGCAAAATCCCTAAAGGAAATCAACTCATGAAAGGCTTAAACAATGTTTACTCCATTCAAAgtttatttttcagaaatgttgttaaaAGGCAAACAACAGCAGATTTACTTATACTTATGAAAGTGGACAAACAAGCTATAATCAGTAAGTGATAGCAATATCAGGGATATAAAAGATACCGTGACTGTGACCGAAGACAGTttcggatagagagagagaaaaaagtgtcaaaaaaaaaagtctgatttcccccacccccacccctggtTCCAGGCAGCCAATGGATTGGTGTCCCTGGAGAGATCCGTGGGTATGAGCAGGCCCACAGGTTGTTTGGGAAACTCCCATGGGCCAGCCTCTTCCATCCCACCATCAAGCTGGCCAGAGAGGGTTTCCCTGTACCCCAGGTCCTGGGCCGCTTTATCCCACTGATCAACACGGATGAGACCCTACCAGTACGGTAAGGACCACCCTGATCTTAAAGACCTTAACATTATGGTAAGAGCCACATTGACCCTAAATGACTGGAGGAATCCAACTCATAAAGCCCACCCTAAAATAAAACAGTATGATGAGTCCCAGATGTGTGGATGTATAACATGAAAAGTATTTCAAGAGAGCAAATGTCAAGCCATCATTCTGTCACCACATTGCAAGAAAATAATATTTGAGCTGTAGTCAGTTGTTTCTAGATAAGAATGGAAACCTGCTGAAGGTTGGAGACACTGTGAAGTTTGAAAAATTGGCTGACACATTGGAGATCATTGCAAACCAAGGGGCAGATGCTTTTTACACTGGAAAAGTAGCAGAGGATTTAATCGGCGACATAAAAGAAGCAGGTACACCAAGTTCCATTATTGATAATCACCTCTCCCTTATTGTAGCATTGCTTTACAGCAAATATATTTAATTACAAGGAAGCTGCAAGTCTCTAATGCATTCAAATTGATCACACCCAAATTATAATGTGCCTGTGGTATGTATAGGCATTTGGAGTGCTGATTAACTCatcaatatatttcaatttatGTTTTTGCTGTCTTGTAACTGTATTTTAGGTGGAACACTATCCATGAAGGACCtggaattgtttaaagtgactgtgACAGATGCATGGACTATTCCTCTAGGAGAGTACCAGATGCActtccccccacccccatcagGAGGCGCTATCCTCAGCTTCATCCTCAACATCATGAAAGGTTGGAATTGaataatatcatttttttttcattttaagaTGGACCCCATATAACACTGACATGCTCTTATTTAGAGCATATAAGTAATTGTTAGCTTATTGATACAGTATTTGGGTTAACTGAAATTGATTATAAAAMGTTTAAGATTGAAAGCATCCTGGAGACCAGAAACCTGGTAGAAAACCCACCTCCTTATTACATTTTCCTTATGTCTTTGTCTATAGAATACACCCTAAACTCCGCTTCTCTGATGGGAAAACAAAAGACTCTCACCTATCAACGCTACATCGAAGCGTGTAAATTTTCTAACGGACTGAGGAAGTACATCCGTGATCCACACTTCAACTCAAAACCAGTAAGTTCCACAAGACTCGAGGCGTATAGGAAATCATGACATAGTATAGGTCAAGACCTGGGTGCTCGTAAATCTTTAATGATCTAAGTGCTGTTTTATCCCAACAGGGTACTCTCAGGGTCATGTTGAGCCACAAGGGATAATTATGGAGGGTGCAGCATCAGCTATTACTGATGCCAGCTTAGCTGTGCTCCAGTCTGAAATGACTTTCCATCCCTACCATGATCAGATATTCCTGGTTTTCTTTCACAAATTGTTCAAAAGATGTCTCATCTCTGCTAACCTGCTAGACCTGAGACATGGCTGTATACTCATGTCTAACTCCATGGGGTCACAGGAGTCTGCATCCATGCCTCAGGGCAAAACACCTGCTTTTCaaatcactcacacacaaaacaacacaaaacagcaaACCATGCATTCTGCATGATAAGATAGGAGGGTGAAATGGGAAGTGGCTAAGTAGAGAGTTGCTACTGTAATGCAATATATACTGTAACTCCAACCTGCCTGATCAAGGTCCATTTACTTATTTTGTCCAGAGAGCATTGAAGTTCACTGAGCAGCAGTTTGCTGACCACTTCAGGGCCATGATCAGTAGTAATGAGACCCATGATGCTCAGTACTACAACATCACTCCATACCTGGACACCATGGGCACCACACATGTGTCTGTGATAGCTGAGGATGGAACTGCCGTCTCTGTTACCAGCACTATCAATCACATGTAAGTCaaatgttattcactgtgtagaATCATAACAATAATCATCATTAGGGCTATGTCAGCAATGTATAAATGTCATTAGCTATGTATAACCATGTAACATTCACAATACACACAATGACTTGTCAAATATCTTTCCCTTCACTCAGGTTTGGATCCAGAGTGTTCTCCCCTAAAACTGGTGTCATCCTCAATAATGAGTTGGCAGATTTCTGTGGGAAGGCAGATCACATTGTTGCAGGTAATGtgacccccccaaaatatttcctGAGTGTTTGTAAGGGTGGCTGTAAAATAAACTGATAGTTTCTTGGACATTTCAATTGCTTTTGTAGCCTCTCCTTGatgatttgttttctgttttggctTGCAGGTGAGCAGCCTCCCTCCTCCATGTCCCCTGTTGTCCTGCAGTCCAAGTATAAGACTCTGGTGATTGGCGGGTCAGGTGGCAGCATGATCACCACAGGGATGGCCTTGGTAAGTGACCATGGTAACAACAATATTTCATCAACATACACTTTGTGTAAACAAATAACAAATACCTGAATAACACCAACACTCACCTAATGTTCATAAATCTACTGTGTGACCAATATTTGACTGTTTTCTAAAACACTCTGTACCTTAAACACACCACCATGGTAACATTCACTTTTAGTCCACATACAGGCACAGTATTAGCAGTCTTCCTCCTCATGGTCtcgtatgtctgtctctctcccagaccCTCATGAACCACCTGTGGTTTGGGAAGAGTCTGGAGGAAGCCATCGCTGCCCCCGTTGTGTTTGTGGATTCCAAAAACGCACTGAAGTTTGAACCTGACTTTGACAAGGTAACACCACACATCATGGGCACTCAACGATTAAAGAAGTATTCAGTTATGTTTCTGAAGAATATTGTTGGTCTTTCACAGATTTACACATCTGAGGGGGTACTATTCACAGGTCTCCATATACATTGTGTTCATACTTCAGTGTGTCTGTCCTCCTGTTCCTAgcactttcttcctctctccctaagGCTGTGGTGGAGGATCTGAAGAATTTCGGGCACACAGTGGAAGTTCAAAAGTACTTCTACAACGTTGTCAATGCTGTAGAGAAGGACATCGGTTGCATCAAAGCTGTTTCAGATTCYAGAAAGATGGGCAAGGCAGCTGGTTATTAGTCTTCGACTGTTGGTCACTGACCCTGGATATAGATAGTATTCCAACTGTCAATATAGAGCTACTGTAGCTATAGCAAAAACATGGCTCTGATTATGTCTCAGACAAAATGTGATTGTGCAGACAGTATATGCTTTTCATCCCATTTACTACAGTATCAACAGGCAACGTGTAGAACAGCAACCTCTGATATTAAGTCACAAATAGGAGCATACTGTATTTCATTGTAATGTAGAGGATGATTGAATGCTAGATCTGTCTTCTCTTCCTCATCCCTTTTTCTAGAACTTACTGGATATTATTCCAGTACTGGAATGTATGTACTTaataatgtacactgaacaaaaatataaacaacaatttcaaagattttactgtgttacagttcttacatggaaatcagtaaattgaaattaattaggccctaatctatgaatttcacatcaatgggaatacatatatgcatctgttggtcacaaaaaaaggaaagggcagaaaaccagtcagtatctggtgtgaccaccatttgcctcatgcagccagCGCGACATATTTCCTttgcgtagagttgatcaggctgttgattgtggcctgtggaatgttgtcccactcttcttcaatggctgtgcgaagttgctggatattggcaggaactggaacatgctgtcgtacacatcgatccagagcatctcaaacgtgctcagtgggtgacatgtctggtgagtatgcaggccatggaagaactaggacattttcaatttacaggaattgtgtacagatccttgcgacatggagccgtgcattatcttgctgaaacatgaggtgatggcagtggattaatggcacaacaatgggcctcaggatcttggcacggtatctctgtgcattgaaattgcaatcgataaaatgcaattgtgttcgttgtccatagcttatgcctgcccataccataaccccaccaccacggggcactctgttcacaacgttgacatcagcaaaccgctcgcccacacgacatcATACAGATCCtttgccatctgcctggtacagttgaaaccaggattaattcgtgaagagcacacttctccagtgtgccagtggccatctaaggtgagcatttgcccgctgaagtcggttatgacgccgaactgcagtcaggccaagacctggtgaggacgacgagcacacagatgagcttccctgagactgacAATTTGTGCAGAMAtttttcagttgtgcaaacccagtttcatcagctgtccggatggctggtctcagacgatcccacaggggAAGAAGccaggtgtagaggtcctgggctggcatggttacacgtggtctgcgattgtgagcccggttgaacgtactgccaaattctataaaactaagcttatgttagagaaattaacattaaattctctggcaacagctctggtggacattcctgcagtcagcatgccaattactcgctccctaaaaacttgagacatctgtggcattatattgtgtgacaaaactgcatattttagtggccttttattgtccccagcacaaggtgcaactttGTAAGAagcatgctatttaatcagcttcttgatatgccacacctgtcacgtgGATGGATTATTCTGCCAAGGWgaaatgctcactaacagggatgtaaacaaatttgtgcacaacatttgagagaaataagctttttgtgcgtatggcaCATTTCtaggaacttttatttcagctcatgaaacatgagaccaacactttacatgttgcatttatatttttgYTAAGTGTATATGGAAGGAGCCTTTTAATACCTGAAATGTTCAAATATGTTGTCTatgcaatatattttttatattctaTTTTAGAATTGATGCTGAATTAATTTCTATTGATGCTTTCTTCAGTTTGATACTTTAGTTGTACTTTTCATATCTGTATTATAacataggtgtcacgccctggccttagttatctttgttttctttattattttagttaggtcagggtgtgacatgggggatgtttgtgtgtttttgtctagtgtgtttgtattgtctatggggtgtttgtagagttcatggggttgtgttcattgtaggtgtttatgtaagtctatggttgcctagattggttctcaattagagacagctgtctgtcgttgtctctgattgggagccatatttaggctgccatagtcattaggtaggttgtgggtgattgtctatgtgtaagttgccagtgtctgcacttattgtttgtatagcttcacgttcgtctgtttgttgttttgattagttggtatagtgttcgtttcgttttcgtcttcattaaagaagaatgtattgttatcacgctgcgccttggtcctcctcacttaaatgttacgacgaacgtgacaataggTCTGTTTATTTTACATATGTTCTGACCAAATGAAAGTTTAATATATTTGGTGGTTGCAAACTTATTAACAGGCCCATCGCCACATGGTCTTTATCTTTTATTCATACACTGTGTGACACCTTTGTGGTGGAAATTCTACCCGTAGTCAATAATGAGGAGAGGCAAAATTAGTCAAGGTATTACTTTTATTAAAAKATTTGTTATAACAAGGAGGCTGGTCACCCCACCCCCGCAGGTGGTGGAGTGAGAGCCCCCTGAGTGGAGTTAGTATATATCCCAGAAGCTATCTCAGGATAGGTCAGGATAGGTGCAACTTCAGATATGAtgtacaatggttccaaacactaaCCCCACACATCCCGTGCCAGACCTTGGGCCCCAAATAGAAATAACTTGTTTTGTTCAGTACTAAGAACTTGGACATTTGTTGTCACTTTGTTCTCTCCAGTAGTTCAAGGTGGAAACTATCTCCCCCTTGGAGGTAACTGACGCACAAACACTGTGGAGACAAGTGATTGGTTCCCCATTACTCaggccatcccttcacatggtttgcaATAAAGACACAGTTCACATATGGAAACAATTTTTCCTTCTGACCACCTTTGCCATACTCCctgctgatattctgcatagcaacaGCGACATGTGATAGATAAGCatgacttctcccctctctggacaCAATGTGACTGAGGCCCATTTGAGGGAGGAAGTGCagctgccaacaccagagtccgaaAGGAGACAATCTAATAACAAGAGTTTCAACAGTTCAATCATATAAGCATATtctgcagataagacatcttaattatcttcGTTACTTAGTTAAAGAGACTCTCAAGCCCAATGCCTAGGCTTAAATGATATTTTAGTACACAAGCATTAGTAGGGTTAAACAGAATTTCCCTCACATTCCCCACTTAAGAAACTAAAGTTTTCTRAACCTTCAGTTAAACCCTTACGGCGTTAAAATAATCTTAAAACGATAAAAACCCTTCTGGTGCTCGGCACTGCCATACATGGTAAATAACCTCTGTTGGGTTACTGAGTTTAATCCCCTTTTCTACCATCAGCACAGTCTTCTCTACATCAAATAATTTTTAGGAAATGACCATTGACTATGGGACAAAGTCTTCCCTTTAAACACCATCTGCAGTTTCCCCTCTTAAGACAACGTTTACAAACCAAATGGGCCATYAGATCAATTTGGGCCCTGTGCTCAGGGTTTGGATCAATATCAACATAAATGTCATTTGGAAATGGAtattataagggcacagggcgagacctaGATGCAGatgttcgagtctctgatatttattataatccaaggggcaagcaagagaatggtcgtggacaggcaaaagatcataacaaggtcagagtctaggaggtacagagtggcaggcaggctcgaggtcagggcaggcaggtacagagtcaaggcatgcaagggtcaaaaccgggaggactagcaaaaaaaGGAACAAACAGGAGCACAGaataacacgctggttgacttgacaaaacaagatgaactggcaacagacaacacaggaataagtacccagggactaatggggaaaacaggtgacacctggaggtgggtggagacaatcacaaagacaggtaaaacagatcagggcgtgacagtacccccacccaTGGacaccacctggcgtcctacctgggcatGCCTGGCTGACCGGGGTGTTGGCGGTGAAAGCCGGCGATGAGGCccgggtccaggatgtctttagcgggaacccagcacctctcctctgggccataaccctcccagtcaaccaggtactggaaacccatGTCCCGTGGTCGAACGTCTTACCATGTACGCTGCCTGGCCATCRATGACACAGGTCGAGGGRTGGGcctagaaacagaagacaaaggacagTGAGACAAGGGCTTAATCCTGGACACATGAAAAGTAGGGTGAACACAGAGGGTGCGGGGTAACAGCAGGCGGACAGCAGTGGGACTAAGGACTCTAGAAATGGGACCAATGAAACGGGGGGAAAGATTGCGGGATTCCACCCRAAGGGGCAGGTCCTGAGGGGAcaaccataccctctgcccgataCGATAGTGGGGAGCTGGACTCCAGTGGCGATCCGCTTGTTGGTGATACCTGGAGGTGGACTTGAGAAGAGCCGACCAAGCTCTTTTCCAGGTATGCCGACAGTGGCGGACGAACATCTCTACTTCTTGCTCTGGGAAGATTGGAGGCTGATTTCCCCTTCGAATGCTCCATGGGGTGAGTCCAGTGGCCAAGCAGGGGAGGGTGTTCCTGGCAtattccacccagaccagttgctgactccaggtggtggggttacYAGCAACAAGACACCGGAGGGTCGTCTCCATGTCTTGATTGGCTCGCTCTGACTGACCATTGGATTGGGCAtaaaacccggaggacaggctggccaacGACCCAGCTTGTCCTCCAGAGTCGGGACGAAAACTGAGGACCCCGTGCTGAGACAATGTTGACCAGGAGTCCATGGattcggaagacgtgctgcaccatgagctgggctgtcTCCTTGGCTGAAGGTAACTTAGGGAGAGGAATGAAATGGACGGCCTTGGACGGGGGAAGCCCGGTGACAAAATCCAGGTaaatatgggaccaggggcgacGAGGAACAGGGACTGTCTGAAGGAGGCCAGACGGAGCTTGCCACGGAGTCTTCgccttgagcacacacacacacacacacacacacacacacacacacacacacacacacacacacacacacacacacacacacacacacacacacacacacacacacacacacacacacacacacacacacacacacacacacacacacacacacacacacacacacacacacacattttcacacacacacacacaccatgcatgcAGGGACGAAGGCCGAGACATCAGGAACCATGGTGAGCAAACCAGAAGCGTTTTCGGAGGAAAGCCAGGGTACAACGAGTACCAGGATGACAGGCTGGGAACGTTGTGCTTTACAGACCAGAGCCTCAATACCTCAGACAACCGAAGCCGCCAAACATGAGGCAGGGAGGACGGTCTCAGATTCAGAGGGTGTGGCAGCGGAACTGTACAGGCAGGAAAGGGCGCCTGGCTTCACATTTTTGGTccctgggcggtaggagatggtgaaatTGAACCTGGTAAATAACAGGGCCACATAACAGAGACAGCGTaacggagctggtccaagtctgctgggtctgtcatggccagttcgtaccaTAAGGGCACTggacgagacccagatgcagacactggaggcagatggttcgagtctctgatatttattataatccaaggggcaggcaagagaatggttgtggacagtgtGAGGTCTGAGTTTTATTGATTGTATGGGGGGTGATAAGCAcattgagcatgtgtgtgtgtgtgttataattgtGCAACAAAGTGTGGCTAGACATATTGCATGACTTGACTAATCTGGGGAGGGGTGCACATCACGAGGGGTAGCAAGAATGGGAAAGTACMGAAAAGACACGATAACAGGAACTGTGAATGCAACAACAAGAGTGTGGGGCAAGACAGCAACACTCTATCAAGACAGCAGCGGACCCTCCGAAGCGCTAAGGGGCTGGACTAGCTTAAGCGCCAACACCAGCGATAGGCCAGTAAGTCTAAAACCACACTGGACCTCTACTCTAACAGGCCTGCTCTGAAGCAGGAACTAACAACTGTTAGAGTATATAAGGGGGGGTTTTGGGGTGTACCCGAGTTCTTTGTCTCATCCTGCGTGWTGTTATATTGAACCYGTATATACGAMagttgcatttgccatttattgcttAGTTAATAAAAAGTATATAGTATACAATCGGTGACTCATCGTCATACYTGTCCttataccagattgaattgacgcaaccctaacaacaggcaaaagatcataacaaggtcagagtccaggaggtacagagtggcatgcaggctcgaggtcaggacaggcagttgggtcaggcaggcgggtacagagYcaaggcaggcaagggtcaaaaccgggaagactagcaaaAAAGGAACAAACAGGAGGACAGaataacacgctggttgacttacaaaccaagacgaactggcaacagacaaacagggaacacaggaATAAGTACCCAGGGACTAACGGGGAAaacaagtgacacctggaggtgggtggagacaatcacaaagacaggtcaaacagatcagggcgtgacatataggTAAAAAAGATTAGGATCAGTTTCACTCTCAGGATCAGAGTTCACCCTCTCCATTTACAAGAGCATGCTGAGAATAGTGTCAACATCTTTAGCACACAACTTCTTTACCTATGTCACAATTAAcataacctctcttgggtagggggcagtatttttacctccggatgaaaagcacaCCCAAAKtaaactgcctgttactcaggcccagaagctaggatatgcatataattggtagatttggatataaaacactctaaagtttctaaaactgttaaaataatatctgtaaatataacagaactgatacggcaggcgaaaccccgaggacaaaccctCCAGGGAAAGGGTTTGAGGTCATAGGATTTTCCAATTGTTTTCTTTGGAATACCCTTattattaggaacctggttgcagttcctatggcttccactagatggaaGCCAGTCTTTAGAAATTTAGAAATTTCTAAAGacttcaacagtctttagaaattgttcgatgtttttcttttgagaaatgaagaagttagtgctattcattgtaagtgtcactccaggtggactctactgttttggtgcgcgtgaactggaatgcgcttcacgttgttttttaTCCTGTgttagaaacagtttattccgtcttaaattttatcgattatttatgtttagggtacctgaggttggattaggaacgttgtttgaaatgtttggaccaagtttacaggtaacttattaagATACTTTTAGGCATGTGGGCGAGTTGGAAACCGGtatatttctgaatcaaacgcgccaaataaatggaaatttctgggacataaagaaggacattatcgaacaaaaggaccatttgtgatgtttctgggacattttggagtgccaacagaagaagatcttcaaaggtgaggcattaattatatcgctatttctgacttttgtggcacacctgcctggttgaaatatgattttcatgtgtttgtatgcggggcgctgtgcWcagataatcgcatggtttgctttcgccgtaaagcctttttgaaatctgacacagcgggtggattaacaagaagttaagctttattttgatgtccaacacatattttcaagaatgttaaatatttgaatttggtatttttgaatttcgcgctctgcaatttcaccggatgttggccaggtggSacgctaccatcc
This portion of the Salvelinus sp. IW2-2015 linkage group LG15, ASM291031v2, whole genome shotgun sequence genome encodes:
- the ggt5a gene encoding glutathione hydrolase 5 proenzyme, which gives rise to MARSKARIYTCIALTLVSAIGIIILCTAFAKQNCTEGVFRSAAVAADSETCSKIGRDILQRGGSAVDGAIAALLCTSVINPQSMGIGGGSIFTVMDSSGKVKIINSRETVPQEFNPDLLSGCPHNFQMMTGSQWIGVPGEIRGYEQAHRLFGKLPWASLFHPTIKLAREGFPVPQVLGRFIPLINTDETLPVRQLFLDKNGNLLKVGDTVKFEKLADTLEIIANQGADAFYTGKVAEDLIGDIKEAGGTLSMKDLELFKVTVTDAWTIPLGEYQMHFPPPPSGGAILSFILNIMKEYTLNSASLMGKQKTLTYQRYIEACKFSNGLRKYIRDPHFNSKPRALKFTEQQFADHFRAMISSNETHDAQYYNITPYLDTMGTTHVSVIAEDGTAVSVTSTINHMFGSRVFSPKTGVILNNELADFCGKADHIVAGEQPPSSMSPVVLQSKYKTLVIGGSGGSMITTGMALTLMNHLWFGKSLEEAIAAPVVFVDSKNALKFEPDFDKAVVEDLKNFGHTVEVQKYFYNVVNAVEKDIGCIKAVSDSRKMGKAAGY